In one Euleptes europaea isolate rEulEur1 chromosome 12, rEulEur1.hap1, whole genome shotgun sequence genomic region, the following are encoded:
- the C12H21orf140 gene encoding uncharacterized protein C21orf140 homolog, whose translation MHRIVNPLFKYIMHRSYLDPTLKKQCLQYLKTLRTLQINGYNTIFLGEADILESLITGDKVPQEGNLNWPVWTIVHAGSSQGWVPWKYRVFLRDDLSLSQKEDVFHEFCDFLSVTYGKCAIVVREKRQPTVKNEESGQEKEKSEPQPATPLYLSSIKCCPETAKAAGHELLSVPFPYNYLHPMDTAWSSLKWFVISNRKEYSLKSIERTYSYQCILFSDLIGKGIEKMSPTKWKVAVSKVRRWENYYLDKFS comes from the coding sequence ATGCATCGCATTGTGAATCCACTTTTCAAGTACATCATGCACCGGAGTTACCTTGACCCTACTTTGAAAAAACAGTGTCTTCAATATCTAAAGACACTAAGAACTCTACAGATCAATGGTTACAATACCATATTTTTAGGAGAAGCTGACATTTTGGAAAGCCTAATAACAGGGGACAAGGTTCCTCAAGAAGGCAATCTCAACTGGCCTGTATGGACAATTGTACATGCTGGTAGCAGTCAAGGATGGGTACCATGGAAATACAGAGTGTTTCTAAGAGATGATTTATCTTTAAGCCAGAAAGAAGATGTCTTCCATGAATTCTGTGACTTCTTATCTGTCACCTATGGAAAGTGTGCCATTGTGGTCAGAGAGAAAAGACAGCCAACAGTGAAAAATGAAGAGTCGGGtcaagagaaggagaaaagcgaGCCTCAGCCTGCAACTCCCCTGTATTTGTCCAGTATCAAGTGCTGCCCGGAGACTGCGAAGGCCGCAGGTCATGAACTTCTCTCAGTGCCTTTCCcttacaactacctccaccctATGGATACTGCCTGGTCATCTTTAAAATGGTTTGTCATCAGTAACAGAAAGGAGTATTCCCTGAAGTCCATAGAGAGGACCTACTCATATCAATGCATCCTTTTCAGTGATTTGATCGGAAAGGGAATAGAGAAAATGAGTCCTACCAAATGGAAGGTAGCAGTTAGCAAAGTACGGCGATGGGAAAACTACTACCTGGACAAGTTTTCCTAA